The DNA sequence aaggttaaaatacctttttggtcccaattttcgtcaatttttttgaattaggtcccaattttcgcggggtgctcaaataggtcctaaatttggtaaatttgattcaattaggtcctaattgggtaacgccgtttaaattgATAACGTTTCACTGTACAGTTGGCTTTTCCTTGCTACGTGTCGAAATACTAATCCTACGTGTCAGTGTTTGCTTTATAATGAGATGGTTAATTAGGGGGTTAATGacattaagtttttaattaaatgcaagaaatgaaaattaaaaaagaaagtgtTAGGGTTTATAAAAAGTCGAAGAAGCCATCTCGTCGTGTGTGACCTTGCTCATGGTTGAAGCTTTGTTGCAGCTATGTCTCGGACCCAATCATCTTCTTCATACTGTAATAACTGCGTGCAGCGTAGTGTTCCCGCTTCTCGCACTCAAGCTTTAAGACCTATTTGCGATTGTGGGCAAGCTGCAGTTGTGCGGACAGCAAGAACTCCGAGAAATGTGAGTAGAAAATTCTGTGGTTGTGCTAACTACAAGGTAAGATCgatttaattgaatcaattgctATTGTTCTGGGTATGTCTGATTTAATGaatcttttatgtattttctgTTCATCAACAGCGGCAGAGTGAAGGTGGTGGTGTTTCCTGCAATTTTTTTCAATGGTGGTACGAAGACgttgatgaagaaaaagaagttcttattgtgaaccaaaacatgaaAATAGAAGATCTCGAGAATGTAGTTAAGGATCTGAAAAAATGCTTTAATGTATTAGCCGTAGTTGTTAGTATCGTTGGGTTGATAATCGTTGTGATGTTGGCGTTGATGCTGAAAGATTGACAAAAAAAGGGTTGTAATTGTGAAGGTTCTGATGTACGAAGTTTCAAAAATTATGAATGAATTAAGTTATTTATGTTCAATCAGGTCCTCAATTGTGTTAGTtttgttcaaataggtccctaCTTTTGTAATtgatgttcaaataggtccttacttttgtaattgatgttcaaataggtcccaaatttttaaaaaattgtttaagtaGATTGTGTACTGGATAAACTTTTCCTGTTTAATAATGTTCTTAATACAATTAATTGCATTGTAAGTCGTATAAGAATGTCattactaataaaattataattcataaataaccAAAATCCTCATAATTGAGATTAAACAAGTTGTTGTCCACCATAATCCTGAATTTACCAACTTACAAAATGAAAATGTCTGTGATCCAAATTATCCAAAAATGGCTaatgaattttacaaaataacagccatcaaaattaaaacttaaagaCCAGATTACATATACATTAAAGAAGTGAATCAGAGTGGTAGGATTGGTTGTGGAGGAGCAGAAGTTGGGTCCTGTGATGGCTGGTTTGGTTGTGTAGTAGCATAAATTGTCTCCTGAGATGGCTGGGTTGGTTGTTGAGTAGCAGAAATTGGCTCTTGAGATGGCTGGGTTGGTTGTGGAGGAGCATCACTTGGCTGTGAGGACTGTCCTTGTGTAGGCAGTTGTGGGCAATTTGTTCTATTGTGCCCCAGTTCACGACAAACTCTGCATCTTTTTCTATGGCCACCTTTTCGTAATTGGGTATCATCTTTCCTCAACTCCCATTGTTCCAGCCTTCTCTTTTTCTTGGGTCGCCCAGGCATAATCCTTTTATGTGGAGGCATGACATCTAGAAAATCAGTGGTGGGCCACATGTTTTGTCCATTGATAGGGTAGATAATGGAGTTGTACATCTCTTCAAAAGTTGATTTCCTGAAACATAGGGGGATATAATCTGTTGCATTCAAGTTCAAGAACCTGATGGCAGCAAGTGCATGGCAGCACGTGCCAGTTATCATCCACTTCCTACAGCTGCAATCTTGGGTGTCTAGGTTGACAACATACTTGTCACCTAGCACTGATAGGTGTGCAACTTCAAATACTTTCCCCCCAGCACAACTACATTACAATTGATATAGACATATTAGATTCTACAGcagaaatcatcaacaaaaaTGAGGTTATACATGATCAACCAATTTATAAATCATACCTTGGGATCCAGTATCTACTTTTTTTGGATTCTTCTTGTAGTCTGCTGTTTACTTTAGTATAGATTTGCCCTTCCATTTTTTCCAGCTTTTGTCTTTTAGATTGCCACCTCTTCATCATGTATATTCGTATGTCTTCCAACATTGAGATAACAGGCTTGCATCTAGCATCAACAAGCACACTGTTAAATGCCTCTGTCATGTTATTTACTACTGTGTCAGTCACAGCATTCCTAATGAATCTTAATCTGGACCAAAACCTGTGTAGAAACAAACATTATGATAAGTCAGTGTTGATATTaaatactataaaataaatgagatttCAACACATACCTAGGTGGTATAGCAATGAGGTACTTGAAAGCATCTTCATTCTCCTTTTTAATATCTATCATTACCCTTTCCCAAGCCACATGGTGTGTCACAGTTGCTGCCTTCCACATTAGGTTTTTCAACTTCTGGCCACCAAACCGTTTTCTGAAATTAGAGTACAAATGCCTCATACAAAATCGTTGCTCTGCACCAGGTAATAACTCCTGAATTGCAGGCAACAGACCCTGTTTCACAGCAGTTATAtgcattaaaattaatacagttCATGGCTATaatgtgaataaaaatatttccatGAACAGATACAAACCTTCTGTTGATCTGACATAAATGTACATGCCCCACAGACTTCAGGTCCTCCTAGATCATCCACTAGGATTTCCAAAAACCATTTCCATGTCTCTTTGTTCTCTACCTCCACAATTGCGTATGCTAGAGGAAGCATTTGGTCGTTAGCATCCTTGGCCACTGCAGTTAGCAACTCGCCCCCATATTTCCTTTTGAGGAAGCAACCATCCAACCCAATAAAGGGGCGAGAAAGCACAAAAGCATCTTTGCATGCTTTGAAACATGTGTAAAACCTACCAAAAATAGACTCACCCTGCATTTCATCCACTTTAACTTTGACTGTGCTCCCTGGATTGCATCTCAGAATTTCATAAGCATAATCATGTATTCTTCGAAACTGTTCTTTGAATGACCCTTCCACTTGATCTGAAGCTAAGGATTTTGCCCTACGAGCCATGGCCACTGAAATACTTGTATTCCACTTCCTCAACCCTAAGATTTTAATGTAAACCTAccttatgtaaaaaaaaatgaggacgTAGCAGTATTATTGCTCACTCTTTAGTATTATTTGGTTTTCTATCTTTGAGGCCCATCACATAATAGATGTGTTTTCAATTTCACGCACTTCCCAAACATCTATGCTATATTTACGAGTgtttaataaattaacatttttttagagattatttttccataaaaaattCACTGcactttattataatataaaacaatgtCTGGATTATGTTGTTGCTCATGTAACTTTAATCCAACTTtgtgttacaaaaaaaaatatatagtgtACACAATCACTTTCACAATATCATAACATGCattaatatgttaatttaaaaatagaaaaatattaaaagtttgaGTTCTCAAATGagtgtttttctttcattaCAGTCAAAATGTTATCCCTTTAATATAATACATGATTTTAGAATTAATTCAACGATGatgaaacaatctaaattgttcATCGTAATACTGTAATCAGCACCACTAACTGCAACTTCAAAACacaatacattttcttttgaGCCGCACCACTAACAGCTCATACTGCAATCCGCAAACTAAACTCATATTTGCACCATTGACACAATACAAAACATATGTTAATTCAGTAAAATAACCTCCAATACCTAAATAGGTCATGTATATGAGAAGTAAAATGTGGGATAACATATTCGAACACTACAAGGATGAAATAGGGGTGTGTCTGAAGACATGCAACGGACAAACAGTGCCTTGTACTATTCCAACAACCTCAACATGAACAAATGACCAAGAATCATAGCTAAGGGGCCGAAAAATATTGGTACAGGACCTGGTCTCTGTGTAATGACATTGTGCATTGTGTTATTAATTTACCTTCATCCTATGTCAGCAAGATCCAAGTATCTTGGAATGATGATTTCATGCCTACTACAATGTATCCAACTCACGgtttattaaatatgtaattttagtaCACTGACTTTTGTTTCTATCCCGTGCTGCCGTTGCATTGGCTCCGTCGAGTGTGAAATCCATGCATGACGAGACTAAATGCAGGTAGCTTTTTTgagcaaaaacaacaaaagttcAACTACTCATTTGTCCACTTAATGTTGCTTCATCATCCTGGGCATCCATTTCTTGTTCCACACCCTTGACCTGTAAGTGCGGGAAGCAGCATTAAATAATGCTTTAAGCAAATACAGTATAAATGAATAATTCGTATAAAATTGCA is a window from the Vigna unguiculata cultivar IT97K-499-35 chromosome 7, ASM411807v1, whole genome shotgun sequence genome containing:
- the LOC114192148 gene encoding uncharacterized protein LOC114192148 isoform X2 yields the protein MARRAKSLASDQVEGSFKEQFRRIHDYAYEILRCNPGSTVKVKVDEMQGESIFGRFYTCFKACKDAFVLSRPFIGLDGCFLKRKYGGELLTAVAKDANDQMLPLAYAIVEVENKETWKWFLEILVDDLGGPEVCGACTFMSDQQKGLLPAIQELLPGAEQRFCMRHLYSNFRKRFGGQKLKNLMWKAATVTHHVAWERVMIDIKKENEDAFKYLIAIPPRCKPVISMLEDIRIYMMKRWQSKRQKLEKMEGQIYTKVNSRLQEESKKSRYWIPSCAGGKVFEVAHLSVLGDKYVVNLDTQDCSCRKWMITGTCCHALAAIRFLNLNATDYIPLCFRKSTFEEMYNSIIYPINGQNMWPTTDFLDVMPPHKRIMPGRPKKKRRLEQWELRKDDTQLRKGGHRKRCRVCRELGHNRTNCPQLPTQGQSSQPSDAPPQPTQPSQEPISATQQPTQPSQETIYATTQPNQPSQDPTSAPPQPILPL
- the LOC114192148 gene encoding uncharacterized protein LOC114192148 isoform X3; translated protein: MARRAKSLASDQVEGSFKEQFRRIHDYAYEILRCNPGSTVKVKVDEMQAYAIVEVENKETWKWFLEILVDDLGGPEVCGACTFMSDQQKGLLPAIQELLPGAEQRFCMRHLYSNFRKRFGGQKLKNLMWKAATVTHHVAWERVMIDIKKENEDAFKYLIAIPPRFWSRLRFIRNAVTDTVVNNMTEAFNSVLVDARCKPVISMLEDIRIYMMKRWQSKRQKLEKMEGQIYTKVNSRLQEESKKSRYWIPSCAGGKVFEVAHLSVLGDKYVVNLDTQDCSCRKWMITGTCCHALAAIRFLNLNATDYIPLCFRKSTFEEMYNSIIYPINGQNMWPTTDFLDVMPPHKRIMPGRPKKKRRLEQWELRKDDTQLRKGGHRKRCRVCRELGHNRTNCPQLPTQGQSSQPSDAPPQPTQPSQEPISATQQPTQPSQETIYATTQPNQPSQDPTSAPPQPILPL
- the LOC114191459 gene encoding uncharacterized protein LOC114191459 produces the protein MSRTQSSSSYCNNCVQRSVPASRTQALRPICDCGQAAVVRTARTPRNVSRKFCGCANYKRQSEGGGVSCNFFQWWYEDVDEEKEVLIVNQNMKIEDLENVVKDLKKCFNVLAVVVSIVGLIIVVMLALMLKD
- the LOC114192148 gene encoding uncharacterized protein LOC114192148 isoform X1, with the protein product MARRAKSLASDQVEGSFKEQFRRIHDYAYEILRCNPGSTVKVKVDEMQGESIFGRFYTCFKACKDAFVLSRPFIGLDGCFLKRKYGGELLTAVAKDANDQMLPLAYAIVEVENKETWKWFLEILVDDLGGPEVCGACTFMSDQQKGLLPAIQELLPGAEQRFCMRHLYSNFRKRFGGQKLKNLMWKAATVTHHVAWERVMIDIKKENEDAFKYLIAIPPRFWSRLRFIRNAVTDTVVNNMTEAFNSVLVDARCKPVISMLEDIRIYMMKRWQSKRQKLEKMEGQIYTKVNSRLQEESKKSRYWIPSCAGGKVFEVAHLSVLGDKYVVNLDTQDCSCRKWMITGTCCHALAAIRFLNLNATDYIPLCFRKSTFEEMYNSIIYPINGQNMWPTTDFLDVMPPHKRIMPGRPKKKRRLEQWELRKDDTQLRKGGHRKRCRVCRELGHNRTNCPQLPTQGQSSQPSDAPPQPTQPSQEPISATQQPTQPSQETIYATTQPNQPSQDPTSAPPQPILPL